From a single Acidobacteriota bacterium genomic region:
- the xrtH gene encoding exosortase H: protein MRALPAAAPAARPGSNRRIVVFLLSFGAWIGVFSILFQVGWIDSHLVLPMTEGLARVSNVFIRGLGFDSHVDGTVIESPNAPAINILKGCNGAYVLAIFVSAVLAFPSPRGHKLLGVALGIPFVQTINVGRIVSLYYIGARHPDLFESFHYHVWQSLVIILAMAGWILWAELAIRKSRG from the coding sequence GTGAGAGCACTGCCCGCGGCGGCGCCCGCCGCCCGGCCGGGGTCGAACCGGCGCATCGTCGTCTTTCTCCTCTCGTTCGGCGCGTGGATCGGAGTCTTTTCGATCCTGTTCCAGGTGGGATGGATCGACTCGCACCTGGTCCTTCCGATGACCGAGGGCCTCGCGCGCGTCAGCAACGTGTTCATCCGCGGCCTGGGTTTCGATTCCCACGTGGACGGCACGGTGATCGAGTCGCCCAACGCGCCCGCCATCAACATCCTCAAGGGGTGCAACGGCGCCTACGTCCTCGCGATTTTTGTCTCCGCGGTCCTCGCGTTCCCGAGCCCCCGCGGGCACAAGCTCCTCGGCGTCGCGCTCGGAATCCCGTTCGTTCAGACCATCAACGTCGGACGCATCGTCAGCCTGTATTACATCGGCGCCCGCCATCCCGATCTCTTCGAGAGCTTTCACTATCATGTCTGGCAAAGCCTCGTCATCATCCTCGCCATGGCCGGCTGGATCCTCTGGGCCGAGCTCGCGATCAGGAAGTCTCGCGGGTAG
- a CDS encoding tetratricopeptide repeat protein, which produces MLYFVWGFVQPAYSAAVTAVADAALRLMEAGDRVTSLVAAGSRIDAFSALRDDGLPATSYSADLLQFYLVLSLAFVIAYPGLGVRRRARATALTLAGLYVFQIVALLVTVENTYANALTAFAGRHYAPWESSIYRWAYELAAHLAIELLPAVVLVTLYARTGGFETLRAKAPEPGSPSDPPAPASPRRRRWSAPVAAAGIALMVGGAAMVGHLAKVRARRAEAACVRGFQSLLAGRSAEAQKLFASSIAFAPSFLEAHDGDGAARLAMGDAAGAADSYRAALAIDPNYFASRMGLGSTLQALGRDSDALEQFDRARALSPLRWEPEFNRAPVLARLHRSAESEEALTDAVRLGPQIADVRFALAKLLIASGRWCEAIPHLEAFLKLAPGSSHDKLVRDSIATGRKECGG; this is translated from the coding sequence GTGCTGTATTTCGTGTGGGGATTCGTGCAGCCGGCCTACAGCGCGGCGGTGACCGCGGTCGCCGACGCCGCGCTGAGATTGATGGAGGCCGGAGATCGCGTCACCTCGCTGGTCGCGGCCGGTAGCCGCATCGACGCATTCAGCGCGCTGCGTGACGACGGCCTGCCCGCGACGTCCTACTCGGCGGATCTCCTTCAGTTCTACCTCGTCCTTTCCCTCGCCTTCGTCATCGCCTACCCGGGGCTCGGCGTGCGGCGCCGCGCCCGTGCCACGGCGCTGACCCTGGCGGGGCTGTACGTCTTCCAGATCGTCGCGCTCCTCGTCACCGTCGAAAACACGTACGCGAACGCCCTCACGGCCTTCGCCGGCCGCCATTACGCGCCGTGGGAATCCTCGATCTACCGGTGGGCGTACGAGCTCGCGGCCCACCTCGCCATCGAGCTTCTTCCCGCGGTGGTTCTCGTCACGCTCTACGCGCGAACCGGAGGGTTCGAGACGCTCCGTGCGAAGGCGCCTGAGCCCGGCTCGCCGTCCGATCCGCCGGCGCCGGCGTCGCCGCGGCGCCGACGTTGGAGCGCGCCCGTCGCCGCGGCGGGGATCGCGCTGATGGTCGGGGGCGCGGCGATGGTCGGCCATCTCGCGAAGGTCCGCGCCCGACGGGCCGAGGCGGCTTGCGTCCGCGGGTTCCAGTCCCTGCTCGCCGGCCGGTCGGCGGAGGCGCAGAAGCTCTTCGCCTCCTCGATCGCTTTCGCGCCCTCATTTCTGGAAGCCCACGACGGCGATGGGGCGGCTCGCCTCGCGATGGGCGACGCGGCCGGGGCGGCCGACTCGTACAGGGCGGCCCTCGCGATCGATCCGAACTACTTCGCGTCCCGGATGGGCCTCGGGTCGACCCTGCAGGCGCTCGGACGGGATTCCGACGCTCTGGAGCAATTCGACCGCGCCCGCGCGCTGAGCCCGCTGAGATGGGAGCCTGAGTTCAATCGCGCGCCCGTTCTGGCACGGCTCCACCGCTCCGCCGAGTCCGAAGAGGCGCTCACGGACGCGGTGCGCCTCGGCCCCCAGATCGCGGACGTCCGCTTCGCTCTCGCGAAACTTCTCATCGCGTCAGGCCGGTGGTGCGAGGCGATTCCCCACCTGGAGGCGTTCTTGAAGCTCGCGCCGGGCTCGAGTCACGACAAGCTCGTCAGGGATTCGATCGCGACCGGGCGCAAGGAGTGCGGGGGGTGA
- a CDS encoding zf-HC2 domain-containing protein yields the protein MTPCEKYREEIAAHVYGDLDPAAEAALERHLASCPGCREELRGFQRVALSLQPEVMFPEESRIDWDAFARSTVQRATGFRPLASQPSRAGILAVLWRVVSRAPALAAAGVSLLVVAGVALGTYAALGSRGAGPDAAAVAGGATGMILPSAMLTNIEERSRR from the coding sequence ATGACTCCATGTGAAAAATACCGCGAGGAGATCGCGGCTCATGTCTACGGCGATCTCGATCCCGCCGCCGAGGCGGCTCTCGAGCGGCACCTCGCGTCGTGCCCCGGTTGCCGGGAGGAGCTTCGAGGTTTCCAGCGCGTCGCCCTGTCGCTGCAGCCGGAGGTGATGTTCCCGGAGGAGTCCCGGATCGACTGGGATGCGTTCGCCCGATCGACGGTCCAGCGCGCGACGGGCTTCAGGCCGCTCGCGTCGCAACCCTCCCGCGCCGGAATCCTCGCGGTCCTGTGGCGCGTCGTCTCGAGGGCGCCGGCTCTCGCCGCCGCGGGGGTGAGCCTGCTCGTCGTCGCAGGCGTAGCCCTCGGCACCTACGCCGCGCTCGGCTCGCGCGGGGCGGGTCCGGACGCCGCCGCGGTCGCGGGCGGGGCGACCGGGATGATCCTTCCCAGCGCCATGCTCACCAACATCGAGGAGAGATCGCGTCGCTGA
- a CDS encoding RNA polymerase sigma factor produces the protein MGRIQEGDQGAFTVFVERYQRRFFRVAYSYLRNQEEALDAVQEAFIKIYRGRAGWEPRASPFTWAYRIVANHCIDMLRKRRGDTWSIDDTEEGETRDLHDTGAVDPLHAQVQREDAIRMREAILKLPARQKEIIVLRHYEGLSLQEIAEAQGCALGTVKSSLHRALANLKEILEGGERRVHDSM, from the coding sequence ATGGGGCGCATCCAGGAGGGAGATCAGGGTGCTTTCACCGTCTTCGTCGAGCGTTACCAGCGCCGGTTCTTCCGAGTGGCGTACAGCTACCTGCGCAACCAGGAGGAGGCGCTCGATGCCGTCCAGGAGGCGTTCATCAAGATTTACCGCGGCCGCGCAGGCTGGGAGCCGCGGGCATCGCCTTTCACATGGGCCTATCGCATCGTCGCCAATCACTGCATCGACATGCTCCGGAAGCGCCGGGGTGACACCTGGTCGATCGACGACACGGAGGAGGGCGAGACGCGCGATCTCCACGACACGGGCGCGGTCGACCCCCTTCACGCGCAGGTGCAGAGAGAGGACGCCATCCGCATGAGAGAGGCCATCCTCAAGCTCCCGGCGCGGCAGAAGGAGATCATCGTGCTGCGTCACTACGAAGGGCTCTCGCTCCAGGAGATTGCGGAAGCCCAGGGATGCGCGCTCGGAACGGTGAAGTCGTCGCTCCATCGGGCGCTCGCGAACCTCAAGGAAATCCTGGAAGGCGGGGAGAGGCGGGTCCATGACTCCATGTGA